The stretch of DNA ATCATTCCGGTCGTCAACGAAAACGACACGGTTGCGGTCGAGGAGATGAAGTTCGGCGACAACGATCATCTCTCGGCGCTGGTGGCGACTTTGCTCGAAGCCGATTTACTGATCATTCTCAGCGACGTCGCCGGAGTCTACGATCGCGATCCCCGGCTCGACTCCAACGCGGAGTTGATCTCCGTCATCGATAATATTAAAACCGCCAAAACGAAGCTCGCGGGCAAAAGCCAAAGCCAGTACGGCACCGGCGGCATCGCCACTAAGATCGATGCGGCGGAGAAGGCCGCCGCCGCCGGGATTCCGACCTTGATCGCGAGCGGGATGGCGCCGGAGGTTCTCGGCAAGATTTTCGACCCCGAGGAGGAAAGCGGCACGTGTGTCGTTCCCGACGGGAACCGTCTGGCGAACCGCAAACACTGGATCGCCTACAATCTCAAGCCGGCGGGCGAGATCGTGCTCGACGAAGGAGCGGTCGAGGCGCTGGTGCACAAGGGCCGGAGCCTGCTCCCGTCGGGGCTTAAAAATATTCACGGGTCGTTCGGCGTCGGCGAATGCGTGCGCTGTCTCGATTTGCAGGGGCGGGAAGTCGCGCGCGGCCTGGTCAATTACAGCGCGCAGGAATTGGAGCAGATCAAAGGTTTGCACACGAGCAAGATCGAAAAAGTTTTGGGATATAAGGTTTACGACGAGATCATCCACCGGGATGATTTGGTGCTGCTATGAAAGGCCTGAGGCGAGAGGCGACAGGCGCGAGTAAGAAACCAAAAGATAAAAGCGCGCAACTGAAAGGAAAAATGTCACTCCGAGACGGGGCGATGCTGCTGGGAAAGAACGCCAAGGAAGCGGCGCGGCAGCTTGCTCGGGTATCGACAGCGGAAAAAAACCGGGCGCTGCTAAATATGGCGGAAGAGATCGAGCGGCAGAGTGAGTTTCTTCTACAAGAAAACCAGAAAGATTTGGATCTTGCGCGGAAGGGCGGAGTTTCGAGCGCGCTGCTTGACCGCATCGCGCTCAACCCCGCCCGTGTCCAGGCGATGGCCAAAGGTCTCCGCGATATCGCGGTGCTGCCCGATCCCGTGGGCGAGATCGTCAAGTCGTGGCGGCGCCCGAATGGTCTTCAAGTGAAGCGCGTGCGCATCCCGCTGGGCGTGATCGCGATCATCTACGAAGCCAGGCCCAACGTCACGGCCGACGCGGCGGCGCTCTGCGTCAAGTCCGGCAACGCGGTCATCTTACGCGGCGGCAGCGAGGCGCATTTTTCCAACCGGGCCATCGGCGGCGTTTTGCGCGAGGCCTTGGCCGGGACGGCCGTGCCGCAAGCGGCGATCCAGGTCGCGGAGTCGAAGGACCGGAACCTGGTTCAAGAGCTGCTCCAGCTCGAAGAGCACATCGATCTCATCATTCCGCGCGGCGGCGAAGAGCTTATCCGCGCCGTGGTCGCGAATTCGCGCATCCCCGTCATCAAGCATTACAAGGGCGTGTGCCACGTATACGTGGACGATGAAGCGTCGCTGGAGATGGCCGAGCGCATCTGCCTCAACGCCAAGGTGCAGCGGCCCGCGGTATGCAACGCGATGGAAACGATGCTCGTGCACGAAAAAGTAGCCGCGGCCTTTCTGCCTCCGGTGATCGCCAAGCTCCAGGCTGCGGGCGTCGAAGTGCGCGGCTG from Candidatus Binatia bacterium encodes:
- the proB gene encoding glutamate 5-kinase; protein product: MQREFKKQILRRCRRVVVKIGSQVLSSPEGIEEGRIKGLVRELAELHGRGKELIIVSSGAVASGMTRLGLKEKPKTIPQKQALAAVGQIKLMALYEKHFSRFDKSVAQVLLTHEDLANRRRYINAKHTLLTLLDLSIIPVVNENDTVAVEEMKFGDNDHLSALVATLLEADLLIILSDVAGVYDRDPRLDSNAELISVIDNIKTAKTKLAGKSQSQYGTGGIATKIDAAEKAAAAGIPTLIASGMAPEVLGKIFDPEEESGTCVVPDGNRLANRKHWIAYNLKPAGEIVLDEGAVEALVHKGRSLLPSGLKNIHGSFGVGECVRCLDLQGREVARGLVNYSAQELEQIKGLHTSKIEKVLGYKVYDEIIHRDDLVLL
- a CDS encoding glutamate-5-semialdehyde dehydrogenase gives rise to the protein MSLRDGAMLLGKNAKEAARQLARVSTAEKNRALLNMAEEIERQSEFLLQENQKDLDLARKGGVSSALLDRIALNPARVQAMAKGLRDIAVLPDPVGEIVKSWRRPNGLQVKRVRIPLGVIAIIYEARPNVTADAAALCVKSGNAVILRGGSEAHFSNRAIGGVLREALAGTAVPQAAIQVAESKDRNLVQELLQLEEHIDLIIPRGGEELIRAVVANSRIPVIKHYKGVCHVYVDDEASLEMAERICLNAKVQRPAVCNAMETMLVHEKVAAAFLPPVIAKLQAAGVEVRGCEKTRAVVSGVKAASKKDWTTEYLDLILSVRVVKDMDAAIDHIERYGSQHTETIVTANENKAKEFLDRVDSSVVLVNASTRFNDGGELGLGAEMGISTSKIHAFGPMGLEELTTTKFIVHGDGQIRE